The DNA region tcgctaaggtttttgtagttgcaaataaacttagatcaactcaaagagaaataagcaaagaaaataaaactgactttcaaagatcaaattcaatggggaagaaaccttctaggaaatcgatttcaccataattcttcactatgcttttctcatccagctaatttaacttaaacctcttttgtctattagcaaatctctaattcatccaaaagcctctttcgatagtcaattggaagtgattctagtttatcaattcacacaagagtatgcaaattaaataatcaagaacgcaataagaccaatgatttaattactacacaggttcatacaagtctttcgatctctatacttacctatgctgaaatgtccaagatctaccctatgattccctctttcgatagcaaatcacaagattaataatcatctaatcaatggccagttaattagaagcattaaactcagaataaatcagataaacaaatagagaatagcattaaattagcatggacaaacaagcatagttcggaattaggttacatcgttttcctagaaagaagaaaatttagctcatactagaattggaattcaacataaacgaattcaccataattgttctgagaagatgggaagaagaaaataaacactgaaaaatcctccttgcagcctcaactggtcgtcaaaagctcaagggaacgattcaacgcctttctcccgtccgtgctcgtgtatgaatccaacgtacgtgcaataaattggaattccgtctccaaaacaaatgatttgaatccctctagctatgtttttctctcccaaagagtgttctccagtcaaaaaccgcggctctagagtgaagaatggccttttatatggtcccacggcggaaaacctaaaatctgtcaaaatacgatgttcgctcgagcggggtgtcgagcgcgcgtcgagcgttcgactctgcctgatttcgctcgagcgtcctatcgagcgcgcgtcgagcgttcgactctgcctgatttcgctcgagcgtcctatcgagcgcacatcgagcgttcgactctgcctgatttcgctcgagcggcaaatgtctccgctcgagcgatcttcgtttttcagcaacccgctcgagctccctgtcgagcagcagtcgagcgtttgaatctgcctgaattcgctcgagcggccaaaagcctccgctcgagcgaacttgtaaaatctgcaatatgaaattttgcaagccatcaacaCTCGCCAAGGCTCATGCAACAACAAACAATATCAGGTGTCCTTGTCGTAACTGTCGTAATAACTTTTTGCACACTTTAGACTTGGTCCAAAGACACCTATTCACTATAGGAATTGATGAAAACTACACTGAATGGATTTTTCATGGTGAGGAAGCGACTTGGGATGCTAATGAGTTTGATGCTAATGTCAATGAAGTGCAAAATGACGactatgttgatgacatggaTGAAATGTTAGATGACATCCAACTTGGATCATTTACAAATGTGGATCCTGTTGATCAGAATACTAGTGAAGGACCCACCTATGTGGACCCTAGAGCAAACAATTTTGAGCAATTATTGGAAGATGCCAAACGTCCACTCTATCCTGGTTGTGCTAAGTTTTCAAAGTTATCCTTCATTGTAAAGTTGTTGCATATAAGGACGATTGGGGGGTGGAGTGTTAAATCATTTGACATGCTACTAAAGTTGTTGAAAGCTTCCTTTCCGGATGCAGTTTTGCCTAACTCATACCGCGGGCCCTTGGTTTTGATTATGTAAAGATTGATGTATGTCCAAATGATTGTATCCTATACTGGAAAGAAAATGCTGAAAAGCATGTTTGTCCTAAATGTCAATTATCAAGATGGGTAACCCACACAAGTAAACAGAAAAAAATCCTGCACAAAGTACTTcgatactttccattaaaaccAAGATTGAAAAGGTTGTTTATGTCTAAAGATACAGCTGCAGCCATGCGGTGGCACAAAGAACAAGGTGTTGATGATTCTAATGTCATGAGGCATCCACGTGATTCAGTTgggtggaaggaatttgatcaaGAGCACATATCATTTTCCACCGATGCTCGTAATGTGCGCCTTGGTCTAGCCAGTGATGGATTCAATCCTTTCAATAATATGAGTAAACCTTATAGTGTATGGCCAGTAATACTTGTCCCTTATAACCTGCCACCATGGTTGTGCATGAAAGACCAGTTCTTCATACTGTCTCTTTTAATTCCTGGACCAAAGGCACCGGGAAATGAGATTGATGTGTATTTGCAGCCTCTTATTGATGAATTGATTGAATTATGGGAAAATGGTGTTGAGACGTATGATGCATCGAGAAAACAGGTGTTTCAATTACATGCAGCATTATTATGGACGATTAATGACTTTCCCGCATATGGAAATCTTTAAGGGTGGAGCACGAAGGGAAAAttggcatgtccaacttgtaatGGTGACACTGACTCTTTGTGGTTGAAATATGGTCGAAAACATTGTTGCATGGGTCATCGTCGTTTTCTATGTCTAGAACATatatggaggaagaagaaggctaATTTTAATGGCAGCACTGATCACCGCACCCCACCTTCTGAATTATGTGGCCATGATCTACTGAATCAACTAAGTAATGTTGGAGATGTTTTATTTGGAAaaggtgaaaggaaaagaaagcgaAGACCCGATGAACTTAACTGGACAAAAACAAGTATCTTTTTCCAATTACCTTATTGGTCATCATTGAAACTTCGACATAATCTTGAcgtcatgcatattgagaagaacattTGTGACAACGTGTTAGGAACATTGATGACGATTCCAGGTAAAACTAAAGATTCAGTTAATGCACGTAGGGACTTGTTTAATCTTGGTATAAAGAAGAATTTACATTTACAAGAACATGGACATAAACTTGTTATGCCACCTGCGTGTTACACGTTGCATGGAGATGAGAGGAGAAGCTTTTGCGAGTGGCTACAAGCTGTGAAATTTCCCGATGGATTTGCTGCCAATATAGCTAGATGTGTTACGTTAAATGGTTGTAAAATATCAGGAATGAAGAGTCATGACTGTCATATTTTCCTACAAAGACTACTTCCTATTGCTATTGCTGGGTACCTACAACCTGACATCTGGTTGGCTTTGACTGAACTAAGCACATTTTTTAGACAATTGTGCATGTGCACATTGTCTGTAGATGTCTTGAAGCGTCTTGAGAATGATATTCCAATCATCCTTTGCAAACTTGAGATGATACTCCTACCcgcattctttgatgtaatggtgcACCTAGCTATTCATCTACCATGTGAGGCATTATATGCAGGGCCTGTACagtataggtggatgtatccatttgagagGTATTTGGGGAAATTTAAGTGTTATGTCCGAAACAAGGCCCGACCCGAAGGCTCAATTACTGAGGCTTACATTCACATCGAGTGCTTGACTTTTTGTTCAATATATCTCCATGATGTAGAAACTAGATATCATAGAGAAGAACGCAATGTAGATGTTTATGAAGGACAGCAAagctcaaaattttcaatattcatGCAAAAGGTTCGACCATTGGGTGCTTCAATTCCAACTCAACCGGATAATAAAACATTTGCCAAATAGTGTTGGTATGTCCTCAACAATTGTCCTGATATTGTTGACTACCTAGAGTAAGTATTGTCTTTCAATTTCGTTAACTTTGGCCATGCTAAATTGGCCTATATTTATCCATTCTATGTACGTAGTTGACAATATTTCTGTTTTTGTAATGCAGGGAGCATTACAACAAATTGAAAGACGAAGGTGTGATTAACATTGATGATATGCATGAATGTCAATTTTCGTTATGGTTTAAGAATCGCGTGAGTGCCTTGCCCTGATGTAATAGTCGGTGGGCCTAATAGTAGGTCCTCTTTACTCGGAATGGGGTACTTGATTATATCTAACAATATGTTAATTTTGGACAGATTAGGCAATTGCGTAGTTCAAGCCCTGATTTAGTATCCGATGATCTTTACACGCTAGCTTGTGGACCTGAACCATGGGTGTCATCATATTCTAGTTGCATTATGAATGGAACTAAGTTCCGCACAAAGCAACAGGAAGAACATCGTCTTACACAAAACAGCGGTGTGCTTGTTCCTGGGGATCATCAAGGTAGTCCTATTGACTTCTTTGGAGTAGTAATGGACATTATCGAACTCAACTACCTAGGATGGCGCCATGTATATCtgttcaaatgtgattggtttgatgtaTGTGATTTGAGAAGAGGAGTCCGTATTGGCGGTCACTTTACAAGTCTTGACTCAACTCACAAATCTTACAAGGAAGACCCTTTTGTACTTGCATGCCAAGCATCCcaagtattttatttgaaagatacGAGTTTAGGGAAAAATTGGCTAGTAGTACAGAAGTTCACCACTAGGAATGTTTATGACATCCCCAGCACAACAATTggtgatgaggatgatgatgacTTACCTAAGGATGAAGCATACCAGGATGATGAATATTCTGGGGAAGACCATTTCGTACATGAAGATGATACATGCATAGATATGCCTTTGAATCGATTAGACATAGATCCGATTGTGCTTGATGAGAGGGTGATGTTAGACCAACCAGCTCAAGGAATTGAGGAGGAAGAGTTTCTAAGTAACAACTCATCCTTTGATGAGAGTGATTGGAGTAGGCTCAACACATCAGAGTCAAGCGAAGAGGATGGAGACGGTCATCATGAAAGTGACATGTAATAGCGGCAAGTAAGCATGAAATGTCTCAAATGCTTATTTTTCCTAtttaatacaaattaaaaatatcattcgAATTTGCTCCAATCTATATAATTtaagatatgtgtgtgtgtatgtctaCTCATGATACCATGCATAAGTATGTATAGGAAGATGTGTGCTGAATATATGTGATTACACTGAACTGCATTGGTGTCGTAGTTTTAATTTGGCGGGGAGCAGCCAACCTGGTTGGTACTGCAGTGATGTAATGCTCTGGTTGCTTCTCTTCGAGAGAGATACTCATGGTTGTTGGTCACTGCTTTCTACTCTTAATACTACCATATTTACTGAAATATGCTGTGGTAGTTGCATATAGGCTTTAACGTAGATTTATTATTGTATGGCTGTATATATGTATTGAGAGTACATGTGttggtttttttattcaatttcctTTACTACAGGTGTTCATAATATGTGATAAATGCACATTAACCATTTTCTATCAATGGTGCGGAGATCACATATTATTGGTTTGGCATATATTCACTAACTTTGTCTGGACTAGACATACTCTGTCTTATCTATTTAGAAGTAGCCAGTTGATGCCAAACAGTTGCCAATTACACAATGTTTTTCTCTTTGTTATGTATTGtcctgattttctttctttctaattaTATAAATCTACACTATATAAATTCAACTATAATCTGTGATTACACAATTTTCTTTGTTGCTGATTTGtttcctttctttattttttttttcccaaggtTGCTGTGTAATTTGTGGAGGAGTGGGAATTTCTCATGCCTAATATTGCCAAACAATGTACTACTTGGCTTTGCTTTATGGATGGATGTGATCAGTCCATGTTAATTTAGGGAGTGCAAAAACAGACCTATTATGGCCAATTTgatgtttttcagttttatgaaCAGATTAAAGCGGTGTATTTTGATCTGATTTTGTTGCTCTGCTTGAGATGATGACTCTTTTGTGCATTTGAACCTCCAGATGACCTTATAGCATAAACATATATGCTGCTTTTATAGgtgatattttatgtatgtcAATAAGTGCTCTAATTATTTATGACAGAATCTGAGATGTCAAAAATCTGTTAATGCCTTGTGTGTATGCTCATTGACATTACCAAGTTTGGAGTAGGCTAATACCTgaagtatatataaactatatatacttAAAAGGTCGTTTACTTAATATGAGATAAATGGCATATTCCAGAGCAAATCAATTTCACTTAATTTATAAGTAAGCCAAAAAAAAAGCTTCTCACTACAAGCTTGATAACAGGAAAAAAATGGATATATCCAAGGTGTGATTTTGAATGGATAAAAAAGCTGCAcacaaaatgattttgaataaTTCTATATCCATTggatcaaaatcattttgctacAGGCTCAATGATCCAAGGCTGTCAATGAATACAGTTTTAATCAATAAATCTTCACAGGGACTATTATAAGTCAGTTGGCAATCAATCTATTGCCAGAAGTCAGCCATCTTCTTGCTGCTTATTGCAAAATTttgcatattatattatttgagaATGTCATGGCTGATCCGTATTGTGAAGGATTGGTAAGATAGAAAAGGAAGtttgacatataatataatggTGCTAATTTAGTATAATGAAGTTTAGTTGTTTGAAAGATTCAATCGtttcatttatacttttttataggTGGACAATCAGGCAAATGTAAGAGGTAATTCACCCTTATAAGTCCTATAATGACACATGTGCCAATTATCTTTTTGGAGGCATACACTGACTATTTCAACCAAACTGAGGAGTAATTATAGATATTATAACAATTATTAACTCCAACTATAATATATCcaaactcaaataataaattacaactTAAGATGACTCTATTTGTTAATTTCCAAATAATAGACAAATGTATAGGTGTACTTCAATCATAAGATGCTCCATAGAGACATATTTTACATTCCGTTTATAACATAGTGATATAAATAATCACAGACGAATCCATTGACTTGAAGATATCATGAAGAGCAAAATGCTGCGTAATGATCAGT from Carya illinoinensis cultivar Pawnee chromosome 6, C.illinoinensisPawnee_v1, whole genome shotgun sequence includes:
- the LOC122312643 gene encoding uncharacterized protein LOC122312643, which codes for MGHRRFLCLEHIWRKKKANFNGSTDHRTPPSELCGHDLLNQLSNVGDVLFGKGERKRKRRPDELNWTKTSIFFQLPYWSSLKLRHNLDVMHIEKNICDNVLGTLMTIPGKTKDSVNARRDLFNLGIKKNLHLQEHGHKLVMPPACYTLHGDERRSFCEWLQAVKFPDGFAANIARCVTLNGCKISGMKSHDCHIFLQRLLPIAIAGYLQPDIWLALTELSTFFRQLCMCTLSVDVLKRLENDIPIILCKLEMILLPAFFDVMVHLAIHLPCEALYAGPVQYRWMYPFEREHYNKLKDEGVINIDDMHECQFSLWFKNRIRQLRSSSPDLVSDDLYTLACGPEPWVSSYSSCIMNGTKFRTKQQEEHRLTQNSGVLVPGDHQGSPIDFFGVVMDIIELNYLGWRHVYLFKCDWFDVCDLRRGVRIGGHFTSLDSTHKSYKEDPFVLACQASQVFYLKDTSLGKNWLVVQKFTTRNVYDIPSTTIGDEDDDDLPKDEAYQDDEYSGEDHFVHEDDTCIDMPLNRLDIDPIVLDERVMLDQPAQGIEEEEFLSNNSSFDESDWSRLNTSESSEEDGDGHHESDM